A single window of Nakaseomyces glabratus chromosome G, complete sequence DNA harbors:
- the LSM2 gene encoding Sm-like protein LSM2 (CAGL0G05115g~Ortholog(s) have poly(U) RNA binding activity, role in mRNA splicing, via spliceosome and Lsm1-7-Pat1 complex, P-body, U4/U6 x U5 tri-snRNP complex, U6 snRNP, cytosol, nucleolus, small nucleolar ribonucleoprotein complex localization), which translates to MLFFSFFKTLVDQEVVVQLKNDIEIKGTLQSVDQFLNLKLDNISCNDDKKYPHLSSVRNIFIRGSTVRYVYLNKNMVDTNLLQDATRREHLSDRK; encoded by the exons atgcttttcttttcatttttcaaaactctTGTTGATCAAGAGGTGGTTGTTCAG CTAAAGAATGATATAGAAATAAAGGGCACTTTGCAGTCAGTAGATCAGTTTCTTAACTTGAAACTGGATAACATATCATGCAATGATGATAAGAAATATCCACACCTAAGCTCTGTGAggaatatatttatcagaGGTTCTACTGTGAGGTATGTTTATCTAAACAAGAACATGGTTGACACTAACCTACTCCAGGATGCCACCAGAAGAGAACACCTAAGTGATAGAAAGTGA
- a CDS encoding uncharacterized protein (CAGL0G05093g~Ortholog(s) have mitochondrion localization): MSKSVLKISNALFRSSLMKNVPPVFSKPVKDFEILTGEKWVIWGNGKAKFMNVLSNKYLCDPPLSLQYNVSKDGVTLPRIEQVQFKGAIPTAHLSARYEFFKDEFDQTCKKFILDNAIGSNAVEYDVSTTDRVVDMGLYDFLVRELKLEELQNRWAMGLSNGQMRRARLARSLLKQPDLILVDDPFLGLDPTATAIISKFLSNWGGAGKENSYHSPVVIGLRYQDTIPSWCTHICCVDPESGIKFQGPINEYRDAIENKRASVIEDLKNAKTQRRKEIGLSGASEEYSIDDLISPHPMYNCASHEMIKMPPTIELKGLGVTYKGEPVLENLHWQVKPGSKWHIRGDNGTGKSTLLSLLTAEHPQSWNSKVVENGEPRRTGKSNYFDINSRIGMSSPELHAIILNNCADRLTVREFIATGFHQGSSNNFLPLWDKLDDSQKRIVNMYMNYFELDLIARDKTINQLSVSEQKLALLVRSLVKMPEILVLDEAFSGMEVTPMLKCHEFLDHWPGTVLVVAHVAEETPACHHYLRLISPGQYEIGDIV; the protein is encoded by the coding sequence ATGAGCAAAAGCGTATTGAAGATATCCAATGCGCTGTTTAGGTCTtctctgatgaagaatgtGCCGCCAGTGTTCAGCAAGCCGGTTAAAGATTTCGAGATACTCACTGGTGAGAAATGGGTCATCTGGGGTAACGGTAAGGCCAAATTCATGAATGTGTTGTCTAACAAGTACCTATGTGACCCCCCACTGTCGTTACAGTACAATGTCTCAAAAGATGGTGTTACGCTGCCTCGCATTGAGCAGGTTCAATTTAAAGGTGCCATTCCAACTGCGCATCTCAGTGCTCGTTATGAGTTCTTCAAGGATGAATTCGATCAGACTTGTAAGAAGTTTATCCTAGACAATGCCATTGGCTCGAATGCAGTGGAGTACGATGTCAGTACAACTGATAGGGTAGTGGATATGGGACTCTATGATTTTTTGGTCCGGGAACTCAAGCTTGAAGAGTTACAGAATAGATGGGCCATGGGACTGAGTAATGGGCAGATGAGGAGAGCCCGTTTGGCTAGAAGTTTACTGAAACAGCCAGATTTGATACTGGTGGATGATCCTTTCTTAGGGCTGGATCCCACAGCCACAGCAATCATCTCCAAGTTCTTGAGCAATTGGGGTGGTGCTGGCAAAGAAAACAGCTATCATTCTCCTGTTGTGATAGGTCTACGGTACCAGGATACAATTCCAAGTTGGTGTACACACATATGCTGTGTCGACCCCGAGTCTGGCATCAAGTTCCAAGGACCAATTAACGAATATAGAGACGCTATCGAAAACAAGAGGGCCTCTGTGATTGAGGACTTAAAGAATGCCAAAACGCAAAGGAGGAAAGAGATTGGACTTTCTGGTGCGAGTGAGGAATACTCTATTGACGATCTGATATCGCCACACCCAATGTACAATTGTGCCTCCCACGAGATGATCAAGATGCCACCCACAATTGAATTGAAGGGGCTAGGTGTTACATACAAGGGTGAGCCCGTGTTGGAAAATCTGCATTGGCAAGTCAAACCGGGATCCAAGTGGCATATCAGGGGCGACAACGGTACTGGCAAGTCTACGCTGCTGTCGCTTTTGACCGCTGAGCACCCGCAATCGTGGAACTCCAAAGTTGTAGAGAACGGGGAGCCCCGCCGGACAGGCAAATCCAACTACTTCGACATCAACAGCAGGATCGGCATGTCCTCTCCTGAACTGCATGCCATTATCCTGAACAACTGCGCCGACAGACTAACGGTCCGCGAATTCATAGCCACTGGGTTCCACCAGGGGTCATCCAACAACTTCCTCCCCCTTTGGGACAAGCTGGACGATAGCCAGAAGCGCATAGTGAATATGTACATGAACTACTTTGAGCTGGACCTGATCGCGCGCGACAAGACCATCAACCAGCTCAGTGTCAGTGAGCAGAAACTGGCGCTCCTGGTGAGAAGTCTAGTGAAGATGCCAGAGATACTGGTCCTAGACGAAGCATTCTCTGGTATGGAAGTCACGCCAATGTTGAAATGCCACGAGTTCCTAGACCACTGGCCCGGCACAGTGCTTGTGGTCGCACACGTCGCGGAAGAGACACCGGCCTGCCACCACTACCTCCGCCTGATCTCCCCAGGCCAGTACGAGATTGGAGACATAGTATGA
- the RTR2 gene encoding putative protein-serine/threonine phosphatase (CAGL0G05181g~Ortholog(s) have cytoplasm, nucleus localization), with the protein MATIEDVQLILRDHRTHYQLSQKEGEMIVEKLQQLLTMTDCANGTVLKYICAFLTPLTYRMIVLSRNINAGKCGYPLCRLTLIQGGYTSNEASSYCSEYHQNCSQYISRQLFDEDLECRIGIHLRRGYDEDSPDYKYRIRLFEEVLDPDEISDLDGITSQLCTMGIRSNNIY; encoded by the coding sequence ATGGCAACGATAGAAGATGTCCAGTTGATTCTTCGGGATCACCGTACGCATTACCAGCTGTCCCAGAAGGAAGGTGAGATGATAGTTGAGAAATTGCAGCAGTTGCTTACTATGACAGATTGTGCAAACGGTACTGTTCTGAAGTATATATGTGCGTTTTTAACTCCTTTGACATACAGGATGATAGTGCTGTCTAGAAATATTAACGCTGGAAAGTGTGGGTACCCACTATGTCGGTTGACGTTGATTCAAGGTGGATACACATCAAATGAAGCAAGTTCATACTGCTCGGAGTACCATCAGAATTGTTCGCAGTATATTAGCAGGCAGCTATTTGATGAGGACTTGGAATGTCGAATAGGTATTCATTTGAGAAGAGGTTATGACGAAGATTCTCCAGATTATAAGTATCGGATTAgattatttgaagaagtacTTGACCCTGACGAAATTAGTGACCTTGATGGGATCACATCACAACTATGTACAATGGGGATACGATCgaataatatttattaa
- the RRG1 gene encoding Rrg1p (CAGL0G05159g~Ortholog(s) have role in mitochondrial genome maintenance, vacuolar acidification and mitochondrion localization): MITHFCELAAHRNYVLALYRHSLRNVSRINSGFVKHKMKKVITNEARKHKNDKSSWSIYRRLKELKLLSDKLEDDQVNDAYNLLDSFMKSVKKPKNELKGHLMKIRTEIETNKNIQDKTRLTRLNLLHRYIAKKQQNQLLTKHIPDEYKEKLLLPLALHEKGILRLAAIRNQFKKGGYHAKLSFTMAGKTRIWFIRSMLNKRKKQSLRLRNLITSEKRRYLEVCKIVESLNENANWALHEAIWERYLDDGYLHATSSKGYLKMVEIEDNSVKLQNQNDSKVVKCQRLQQWLSPIQSSILSLENYLNQRQMKYAKLKTKILEPKGVYDYYQKKSKRVFQNHMKTYKRMVKNELPFVNPFIERLSIGSILKRNGINVKY; encoded by the coding sequence ATGATTACACATTTCTGTGAGTTAGCAGCTCATAGAAACTATGTGTTGGCCCTGTATAGACACTCTTTGCGGAATGTCTCCAGAATAAATTCCGGTTTTGTGAAGCATAAAATGAAGAAGGTTATAACTAATGAAGCCCGAAAACACAAGAATGATAAGTCCAGCTGGTCTATATACAGAAGACTTAAGGAGCTAAAGTTATTAAGTGACAAGCTAGAGGATGATCAAGTAAATGACGCCTATAATTTGCTGGATAGCTTCATGAAATCTGTTAAGAAGCCCAAAAATGAGTTGAAAGGCCATTTAATGAAGATAAGAACTGAGATTGAAACTAACAAAAACATACAAGATAAGACCAGGTTGACAAGGTTAAATTTATTACATCGATATATCgcaaagaaacaacaaaatcaattgcTAACTAAGCATATTCCAGATgaatacaaagaaaagttACTTCTACCGTTAGCCTTGCATGAAAAAGGTATACTTCGATTGGCAGCTATAAGGAACCAGTTCAAGAAGGGAGGATATCACGCAAAGCTTTCATTCACGATGGCGGGCAAAACCAGGATTTGGTTTATTAGATCAATGCTCAACAAGAGGAAGAAACAGTCCTTGCGCCTACGAAATCTAATTACCTCGGAAAAGAGGAGGTACTTGGAAGTGTGTAAAATAGTAGAATCATTGAATGAAAATGCAAATTGGGCTCTTCATGAAGCTATATGGGAACGTTATTTAGATGATGGCTATCTACATGCAACATCTTCAAAAGGctatttgaaaatggtgGAAATCGAAGATAATAGCGTTAAATTGCAAAACCAAAACGATTCCAAAGTGGTAAAATGTCAACGTCTCCAACAATGGCTAAGTCCAATACAGTCTTCTATACTAAGTTTGGAAAACTATTTGAACCAAAGACAGATGAAATATGCTAAGCTAAAGACAAAAATCCTGGAACCTAAAGGTGTCTATGACtactatcaaaaaaaatccaAGCGTGTCTTCCAAAATCATATGAAAACATATAAAAGAATGGTTAAAAACGAGCTCCCGTTTGTCAATCCCTTCATTGAAAGGCTGTCAATAGGCTCAatactgaaaagaaatgggATTAATGTAAAATACTGA